A DNA window from Kitasatospora atroaurantiaca contains the following coding sequences:
- a CDS encoding dihydrofolate reductase family protein: MGLIHIELFATLDLVGQAPGGPDEDPVGFPFGGWQAPLLDDVAGAQIGAAYEGTDALLLGRRTYDIFAAYWPHQEGGQDNRIATLFNSVPKYVASRGRPDLSWAPSVQLGPDLAGAVREIRDRHEHVKVVGSLNLVQTLLREKLFDRLDLWVHPIVLGVGKKVFDTGAVPTNVTLLEPPAASPKGTVYLRYGLADGTPRTGDMSAPDRGTGRND, from the coding sequence ATGGGCCTCATCCACATCGAGCTGTTCGCAACCCTCGACCTCGTCGGGCAGGCGCCCGGCGGCCCCGACGAGGACCCGGTGGGGTTCCCGTTCGGCGGCTGGCAGGCACCCCTGCTGGACGATGTCGCCGGGGCGCAGATCGGCGCCGCGTACGAGGGCACCGACGCCCTCCTGCTCGGCCGGCGCACATATGACATCTTCGCCGCCTACTGGCCGCACCAGGAGGGCGGCCAGGACAACCGGATCGCCACGCTCTTCAACAGCGTCCCGAAGTACGTGGCCTCCCGCGGCAGGCCCGACCTCTCCTGGGCCCCATCCGTGCAGCTCGGCCCGGATCTGGCCGGCGCGGTGCGCGAGATCCGTGACCGGCACGAGCACGTGAAGGTCGTCGGGAGCCTGAACCTGGTGCAGACCCTCCTGCGCGAGAAGCTCTTCGACCGTCTCGACCTCTGGGTGCACCCGATCGTGCTCGGCGTCGGAAAGAAGGTGTTCGACACTGGCGCGGTACCCACGAACGTCACACTCCTCGAACCGCCGGCAGCCAGCCCCAAGGGCACCGTGTACCTGCGCTACGGGCTCGCCGACGGCACACCCCGGACCGGCGACATGAGCGCACCCGATCGCGGTACCGGGCGCAACGACTGA